One genomic segment of Amycolatopsis sp. WQ 127309 includes these proteins:
- a CDS encoding ankyrin repeat domain-containing protein has translation MSDDEITPEMLALWAKIFRFAREGRTAELAAYVDRGIPANLSNDSGDSLVMLAAYHGHAETVAALIERGADPNRENDRGQSPLAGAVFKNEPAVVRALLDGGADPRAGQPSALDTAKMFGNTDLLGLLER, from the coding sequence ATGAGTGACGACGAGATCACCCCGGAGATGCTGGCGCTGTGGGCCAAGATCTTCAGGTTCGCACGCGAGGGCCGGACCGCGGAGCTGGCCGCGTACGTCGACCGGGGAATCCCGGCCAACCTCAGCAACGACAGCGGCGACTCGCTGGTCATGCTGGCCGCCTACCACGGCCACGCCGAGACGGTCGCCGCGCTGATCGAGCGCGGCGCCGACCCGAACCGCGAGAACGACCGCGGCCAGAGCCCCCTGGCGGGCGCCGTCTTCAAGAACGAGCCGGCCGTCGTGCGCGCCCTGCTCGACGGCGGTGCCGACCCGCGCGCCGGGCAGCCGTCCGCACTCGACACGGCGAAGATGTTCGGCAACACCGACCTGCTGGGCCTGCTCGAACGGTGA
- the rpsN gene encoding 30S ribosomal protein S14 translates to MAKKSKIAKNEQRKVIAARYVERRRALKAVIASPSSSAEDKGAAVVALQKLPRDASPTRIRNRDAADGRPRGYLRKFGLSRVKMRQAAHHGELPGVTKSSW, encoded by the coding sequence ATGGCGAAGAAGTCGAAGATCGCGAAGAACGAGCAGCGGAAGGTGATCGCGGCCCGGTACGTCGAACGCCGTCGCGCGCTCAAGGCCGTCATCGCGTCGCCGTCGTCGTCCGCCGAGGACAAGGGAGCGGCGGTCGTCGCGCTGCAGAAGCTGCCGCGTGACGCGAGCCCGACGCGGATCCGCAACCGGGACGCGGCCGACGGCCGCCCGCGCGGGTACCTGCGCAAGTTCGGGCTGTCCCGGGTGAAGATGCGCCAGGCCGCCCACCACGGCGAGCTGCCCGGCGTCACGAAGTCGAGCTGGTGA
- the rpmB gene encoding 50S ribosomal protein L28: protein MSAVCQVTGRKPGYGKQVSHSHRRTSRRWEPNLQNRRYFVPSERRWVRLRVSVKGMKTIDKRGIEAVVAELKAKGMKF, encoded by the coding sequence GTGTCCGCCGTGTGCCAGGTCACCGGCCGCAAGCCGGGGTACGGCAAGCAGGTCTCGCACTCGCACCGCCGTACGTCCCGGCGGTGGGAGCCGAACCTGCAGAACCGCCGCTACTTCGTGCCCAGCGAGCGCCGCTGGGTGCGGCTGCGCGTCTCCGTCAAGGGGATGAAGACGATCGACAAGCGCGGGATCGAGGCCGTCGTGGCCGAACTGAAGGCGAAGGGGATGAAGTTCTGA
- the rpsR gene encoding 30S ribosomal protein S18, with product MSRMPKPTRDRPGKRKVNLLHAHRITHVDWKDVDLLRKFISDRGKIRARRVTGLTPQQQKQVATAIKNAREMALLPYPGSGRAGG from the coding sequence GTGAGCCGGATGCCGAAGCCGACCCGGGACCGCCCGGGCAAGCGCAAGGTGAACCTGCTGCACGCGCACCGGATCACCCACGTCGACTGGAAGGACGTCGACCTGCTGCGGAAGTTCATCTCCGACCGCGGCAAGATCCGGGCCCGCCGGGTGACGGGGTTGACGCCGCAGCAACAGAAACAGGTCGCCACGGCGATCAAGAACGCGCGGGAGATGGCCCTGTTGCCCTACCCGGGCTCGGGCCGCGCGGGCGGATAA
- a CDS encoding ATP-binding protein: protein MHAQLTVTPAQLPEVLLAAAVVRPVFLWGAPGIGKSSLVWEFAASLGLDCVSLLGTQLAPEDLIGVPQIVDGRSRFCPPEQIARDEPYCLFLDELNAAAPDVQKAFYSLILDRRIGSYELPAGSVVIGAGNRATDQALARPMASALVNRLVHVHLRASPADWLTWATGHDIHPSVVDYLTQRPDHLWSPPPKTEEPFSTPRSWHMLSDLLHSYGDAVGDETIALLAYATLTPQHAGSFRAYLKVARHAFDLEAILKGDARWPAEPGDRDLLYFLAETFRARLVKDLPADKRHASAAVRQFAFRAKSLLVELAEISLEMAQLVIADDEAGHPRLPSWFLVEAARDLPRLVDARA, encoded by the coding sequence GTGCACGCCCAGCTCACGGTCACGCCCGCCCAGCTGCCCGAAGTCCTGCTCGCCGCCGCCGTCGTGCGGCCGGTGTTCCTGTGGGGCGCGCCGGGCATCGGGAAGTCTTCCCTGGTCTGGGAATTCGCGGCGTCGCTGGGCCTCGACTGCGTCTCGCTGCTCGGCACCCAGCTCGCGCCGGAGGACCTGATCGGCGTCCCGCAGATCGTCGACGGCCGCAGCCGCTTCTGCCCGCCCGAGCAGATCGCCCGCGACGAGCCGTACTGCCTGTTCCTCGACGAGCTGAACGCCGCCGCGCCCGACGTCCAGAAGGCGTTCTACTCGCTCATCCTCGACCGCCGCATCGGCTCGTACGAGCTGCCGGCGGGCTCGGTCGTGATCGGCGCCGGCAACCGCGCCACCGACCAGGCCCTCGCACGCCCGATGGCGTCCGCGCTCGTCAACCGGCTCGTCCACGTGCACCTGCGCGCCTCGCCCGCCGACTGGCTGACCTGGGCGACGGGCCACGACATCCACCCGTCGGTCGTCGACTACCTGACCCAGCGCCCGGACCACCTGTGGAGCCCGCCGCCGAAGACCGAAGAGCCGTTCTCGACGCCGCGCTCGTGGCACATGCTGTCGGACCTGCTGCACTCCTACGGCGACGCCGTCGGCGACGAGACGATCGCGCTGCTGGCCTACGCGACGCTCACGCCGCAGCACGCCGGCTCGTTCCGCGCGTACCTCAAGGTGGCCCGGCACGCCTTCGACCTCGAAGCCATCCTCAAGGGCGACGCCCGCTGGCCCGCCGAGCCGGGCGATCGTGACCTGCTGTACTTCCTGGCCGAGACGTTCCGCGCCCGGCTGGTCAAGGACCTGCCCGCCGACAAGCGGCACGCGTCGGCCGCGGTGCGCCAGTTCGCGTTCCGCGCGAAGAGCCTGCTCGTCGAGCTGGCCGAGATCTCCCTGGAGATGGCCCAGCTGGTCATCGCCGACGACGAGGCGGGCCACCCGCGGCTGCCGTCGTGGTTCCTGGTCGAGGCCGCCCGCGACCTGCCGCGGCTCGTGGACGCGCGCGCGTGA
- the rpmG gene encoding 50S ribosomal protein L33, with protein MAKSTDIRPVIKLRSTAGTGYTYVTKKNRRNNPDRMVLRKYDPVARKHVEFKEER; from the coding sequence ATGGCGAAGAGCACCGACATCCGGCCGGTCATCAAGCTGCGGTCGACCGCGGGGACCGGCTACACGTACGTCACGAAGAAGAACCGCCGCAACAACCCGGACCGGATGGTCCTGCGCAAGTACGACCCGGTCGCGCGCAAGCACGTCGAGTTCAAGGAAGAGCGCTGA